In Eupeodes corollae chromosome 3, idEupCoro1.1, whole genome shotgun sequence, a single genomic region encodes these proteins:
- the LOC129952470 gene encoding TRPL translocation defect protein 14 isoform X1, with protein sequence MDSAGKKRVYKIVLTGGPCGGKTTGQSRLCTFFENLGWKVFRVPETATVLLSGGVKFSDLTDKEAPTTFKCQQFPFGSPEHSQIDLTASCPRCLASAADKQSEAYKFQENLIRTMIQIENTYFEVGNSCNRNCLIICDRGVMDASAYISKEKWEKMMAANNWNSIELRDNRYNQILHLVSAANGAEEFYTTEDHACRSEGVEMARELDYKSAAAWVGHPYFDVIDNSTDFESKMNRSIEAVCQKLGIDIGDRLKTSSRKLKLLVGSLPPDSEFPPFQDFDVVHHYLQSSGPKVQARLRKRGQKNHWSYIHTIRRPHLHGQAVEVKTQLTHRDYMNLLAQRDYTHFTIYKKRRCFLINNQYFQLDIYREPSHPRCKGLVLLETYSSLSGDALKNCMPKFLNIVKEVTGDPDYSMFNLSLKEDWSVTKKFCHSLHDQGTEASKKSKTNGVSNTQLIVNGHAKG encoded by the exons gacCATGTGGAGGAAAAACTACCGGACAGTCAAGGCTTTGTACGTTTTTCGAAAATCTGGGATGGAAG GTATTCCGTGTGCCTGAAACGGCTACTGTGCTTCTCAG TGGCGGTGTCAAATTCTCGGACCTAACAGATAAAgaag CCCCAACTACATTCAAATGTCAACAATTTCCATTCGGTTCTCCTGAGCATAGCCAAATCGATTTAACCGCTTCATGTCCAAGATGTTTAGCTTCGGCTGCGGACAAACAAAGCGAAG CTTATAAGTTTCAAGAGAACCTTATCCGTACCAtgatacaaattgaaaatacCTACTTTGAAGTTGGTAATTCATGTAATCGAAACTGTTTGATCATATGCGATCGCGGTGTTATGGATGCAAGCGCTT atatttcaaaggaaaaatgggaaaaaatgATGGCGGCTAACAACTGGAATTCTATTGAACTCAGAGATAATCGTTATAATCAAATTCTTCATTTAGTATCAGCTGCAAATGGTGCTGAAGAATTTTATACAACAGAA GATCATGCTTGCCGTTCGGAAGGTGTTGAAATGGCCAGAGAATTGGACTATAAATCAGCAGCTGCATGGGTCGGGCACCCATATTTCGATGTTATTGATAATTCAACAGATTTCGAATCGAAAATGAATCGTTCCATTGAAGCAGTATGCCAAAAACTCGGTATCGATATTGGTGATCGTCTTAAGACCAGCTCAAGAAAACTTAAACTTCTGG TCGGAAGTCTACCACCTGATTCCGAATTTCCACCGTTTCAAGACTTTGATGTCGTGCATCACTATTTACAATCCTCAGGACCAAAAGTACAAGCAAGGCTACGCAAACGTGGTCAAAAGAACCACTGGAGTTACATCCATACCATTCGTCGGCCACACCTCCACGGGCAGGCTGTTGAGGTAAAAACCCAACTAACCCATCGAGACTATATGAATTTATTGGCACAGCGTGACTACACTCATTTTACAATCTACAAGAAACGTCGTTGCTTTCTAATCAACAATCAATACTTTCAACTGGACATTTATAGAGAACCAAGTCATCCGAG ATGCAAGGGACTCGTTCTTTTGGAGACTTACTCATCACTGTCCGGTGATGCCCTGAAGAACTGCATGCCAAAATTCTTAAACATAGTCAAAGAGGTAACCGGCGATCCAGATTACTCAATGTTTAATCTATCACTTAAAGAAGATTGGAGTGTTACCAAGAAATTTTGTCATTCATTGCATG